One window of the Crassaminicella thermophila genome contains the following:
- a CDS encoding DUF4177 domain-containing protein produces the protein MKKWEYKIINLRAKGVTNLVLSKEDEEELNKLGDEGWELVSSVPTVNGRTICCMLKREK, from the coding sequence TTGAAAAAATGGGAATATAAAATTATAAATTTAAGAGCAAAAGGTGTAACAAACTTAGTACTTAGTAAAGAAGATGAAGAAGAACTTAATAAATTAGGAGATGAAGGTTGGGAATTAGTTTCTAGTGTGCCTACGGTGAATGGTAGAACTATTTGTTGTATGCTAAAAAGGGAAAAATAA